The following are encoded together in the Montipora foliosa isolate CH-2021 chromosome 12, ASM3666993v2, whole genome shotgun sequence genome:
- the LOC137979371 gene encoding uncharacterized protein, with protein MDLAEMCMIRKSVQGTSSLQKRQTLLDCLWVHAKPNESDLQHIPYYLSGYRVCSTAYRMIIGLSAKALRKTFRNFLDGIRTLQKSRSRNLTHKRLMAETWMEAFTKRVGDKMPDTGALHLPSYLDKTIMYRYMKADLEDGNEDVVHYSTFCHLLSDVFPHVKIPKVNRFTRCDYCTILCEEKRKARDRDVRKYLDKLFDFHNDLQMRERKLHYHHREKAKQYPHEYACIAQDGMDQAKLLLPRLIVTAHAYASARKLRPHLTGVLNHGRQPKGYFDLFQYPHDSNLTINILLLELQSMGEDLPDTLFLQMDNCWRENKNQFVLNFLGVLVMLDIFVKVKLNFLMVGHTHEAVDQMFNKLSECLVKQDTRTFSELMSALEKCYTPSPKAVEVENVFDVKEWMAPFSTTLHNISNPHAFKFSKAPSGKVVMQYKNWGSDKSENWKPDSPDPEQWLTILKEDVEINPSEVPDYVIPNTEKLELGKLRTDIEKFYKSRLFSEEHKTEWSTLLSAENAKWSQKDRASSWPLQDILARKANLREKQKLPESSDNGLGFLGQKPEGVPVDVDDMVRNQVAPVREVYGGVYRRPQPDVVMVDSYEGVVPGSIVAVNLDGNYKPPHLAQVQQVDNTSFTVQWLKGGYKTKWVPWHGWTSTQIPKESVIYFDIDFDENGKLKKEAAQYLRRRYKELQKK; from the exons ATGGATCTGGCAGAGATGTGCATGATAAGGAAAAGTGTTCAGGGTACCAGTTCACTACAAAAGAGGCAGACATTACTTGATTGTTTGTGGGTGCATGCCAAGCCAAATGAAAG TGATCTTCAGCACATCCCATATTATTTAAGTGGATACAGAGTATGCAGCACTGCTTATCGTATGATAATTGGACTGAGTGCTAAAGCTTTAAGGAAAACATTTCGTAACTTCCTTGACGGAATTAGGACTTTGCAGAAATCCCGGAGCAGGAACCTAACACACAAGAGGCTGATGGCTGAAACTTGGATGGAAGCATTCACTAAAAGG GTGGGTGATAAAATGCCAGACACGGGTGCCTTGCATCTTCCAAGCTATCTAGACAAAACCATCATGTACAGGTATATGAAAGCAGACTTGGAAGATGGCAATGAAGATGTCGTTCATTATAGCACTTTCTGCCATCTCCTGAGCGATGTGTTTCCACATGTTAAAATACCCAAG GTTAACCGTTTTACCAGGTGTGATTATTGCACAATATTGTGTGAGGAAAAGCGAAAAGCGAGAGACAGGGATGTGCGAAAGTACTTGGACAAACTGTTTGATTTCCACAATGACCTGCAAAT GAGAGAAAGGAAACTGCACTACCACCACAGGGAGAAGGCAAAACAGTACCCACACGAGTATGCTTGTATTGCACAAGATGGCATGGATCAGGCAAAGCTTCTCCTTCCACGCCTCATAGTTACAGCACATGCCTATGCCAGTGCAAGAAAGCTTAGACCTCACTTGACTGGTGTGTTAAACCATGGCAGACAACCGAAGGGCTATTTTGACCTATTTCAGTATCCCCATGATTCAAATCTCACCATAAATATTCTATTATTGGAGTTGCAAAGCATGGGGGAGGACTTGCCTGACACCCTGTTCCTCCAAATGGATAATTGCTGGAGGGAGAACAAAAACCAGTTTGTTCTAAACTTCCTTGGTGTCCTAGTTATGCTTGATATTTTTGTGAAG GTGAAACTGAATTTTTTAATGGTGGGACATACACATGAAGCTGTTGACCAGATGTTTAACAA GCTTTCAGAATGCCTCGTTAAGCAAGACACAAGAACCTTTTCAG AGCTAATGTCTGCCCTTGAAAAATGTTACACACCCTCCCCAAAGGCAGTAGAAGTTGAGAATGTTTTTGACGTCAAGGAGTGGATGGCACCCTTTTCAACAACCCTGCACAATATTTCCAACCCACACGCATTCAAATTCTCTAAAGCTCCATCTGGAAAAGTTGTTATGCAGTATAAGAACTGGGGGAGTGACAAGAGTGAAAACTGGAAGCCAGATAGCCCTGACCCTGAACAGTGGCTTACCATCCTTAAA GAAGATGTGGAGATAAACCCCAGTGAGGTCCCTGATTATGTCATCCCGAACACAGAGAAGCTGGAACTTGGAAAGCTGCGGACTGATATTGAGAAATTTTATAAATCAAGGCTATTTTCAGAAGAGCACAAAACAGAGTGGAGTACTCTCCTATCAGCTGAGAATGCAAAGTGGAGTCAGAAAGATAGGGCATCAAGTTGGCCATTGCAAGATATACTTGCTAGGAAAGCAAACCTgagggaaaaacaaaaactaccTGAGTCGAGTGACAATGGCCTAGGATTTTTGGGGCAGAAACCTGAGGGGGTTCCAGTAGATGTCGATGACATGGTCAGAAATCAAGTTGCCCCAGTACGAGAG GTGTATGGTGGAGTATACAGAAGACCACAACCAGATGTAGTGATGGTGGATAGTTATGAAGGAGTAGTACCAGGTAGCATTGTTGCTGTCAACCTAGATGGAAACTACAAGCCTCCCCATCTAGCACAAGTACAACAGGTTGACAATACCTCCTTTACTGTGCAGTGGCTAAAGGGTGGCTACAAGACAAAATGGGTGCCTTGGCATGGCTGGACATCCACCCAGATTCCAAAGGAAAGCGTAATATACTTTGATATTGACTTTGATGAAAATGGGAAACTGAAAAAAGAGGCAGCACAGTATTTAAGAAGAAGATACAAGGagttacaaaaaaaatag
- the LOC137980870 gene encoding uncharacterized protein, with protein MAATHVLAPLILFYSIPWDTVYDVYLPHRGGPKNAADKWQKFRLAWTSYALAAELGKKSEAVQVATLLTVIGEEARDVYSTFTGWADEADANKIAPVLQKFAEYCQPRKNVPFERYRFNCRTQEAGESYDQYKTALRKVAESCHFDTITPNEMLRDRLVFGIRDSKVRERLLQESNLSLTKTDEICRASESMQSQMKIVGNLTEPEENKVEQPNWRKSKKSPRRRPQQGQGRHRKECEKCGYQHQENWESCPAIGQECLKCGKRNHFASRCKSKEVKATDLTEDEEAGEMYQIEVAAVKLDDSQLVTLKLESGNFIRFQPDTGAQCNVLPLQVYRKASKDEKLEKVNRT; from the exons ATGGCTGCCACGCATGTTTTAGCTccccttattttattttattctattcCATGGGATACTGTTTATGATGTGTATCTGCCGCACAGAGGTGGTCCCAAG AACGCCGCGGATAAATGGCAGAAATTTCGTCTAGCGTGGACAAGCTATGCGCTAGCTGCGGAGCTAGGCAAGAAGTCGGAAGCCGTCCAAGTCGCTACTCTTCTGACAGTCATAGGAGAGGAGGCTCGTGATGTGTACTCTACATTCACAGGCTGGGCCGACGAAGCGGACGCCAACAAAATCGCTCCGGTGTTGCAAAAGTTTGCCGAGTATTGTCAGCCACGAAAGAACGTCCCATTTGAGCGATATCGATTTAATTGCCGAACTCAAGAAGCGGGAGAAAGCTATGACCAATACAAGACCGCGCTTCGTAAGGTCGCAGAGAGTTGTCACTTCGACACAATAACCCCCAACGAAATGCTCAGAGATCGTTTGGTTTTCGGCATACGCGATTCGAAAGTGAGAGAGCGCCTGTTGCAAGAGTCGAATCTTAGCCTCACGAAGACAGATGAGATTTGCCGTGCCTCCGAAAGTATGCAATCACAGATGAAAATCGTTGGAAACCTCACCGAACCGGAGGAAAACAAAGTAGAGCAGCCTAACTGGCGAAAATCCAAGAAATCTCCTCGAAGAAGACCACAGCAAGGCCAGGGGCGGCACAGAAAAGAGTGTGAAAAATGTGGATATCAACACCAGGAAAACTGGGAATCCTGTCCCGCGATCGGGCAGGAATGCCTGAAATGTGGAAAGCGGAACCACTTCGCATCCAGGTGCAAGTCGAAGGAAGTTAAAGCGACTGATCTTACAGAAGATGAGGAGGCTGGTGAGATGTACCAAATAGAGGTAGCGGCCGTGAAGCTTGACGATTCACAACTAGTGACACTGAAGCTAGAGTCTGGTAACTTCATCCGTTTCCAACCCGACACTGGGGCCCAGTGTAACGTGCTGCCACTACAGGTTTACAGGAAGGCCTCTAAAGATGAGAAACTTGAAAAGGTTAATCGTACCTAG
- the LOC137980871 gene encoding uncharacterized protein, whose amino-acid sequence MIATEQAFLVPQNLDEAETLVNKLTIEDLRAFCFTFGLSQDGTKASLKERLMEYYEEKFKSSLGSPVPMPRRRHSAESLKTTEKETLFSSALVDVEQRIDNLEFVVSQMREYMDESLKQFRVSLTESIKESTERMMRAFDKPSDGDPRIDSGPNRFVPDIKFVAANRKLNFLEKNAIGVCVELEKLLHAEAAPTRIESQLKRLSKYETDCLHSVEEILANVEDDSLIEETLKDWDEFHSGILRISGRAEEFIAQSRAKYSSSEYSENITGVKLPLLQLPKFSGNILEWSAFYDAFLASVDSHKRLSNVQKFTHLRSCLNGRAYKCIEGYAVTNDNYPKALQDLRGRSGRKRLLVNELVKSILNLDVPVKTDGKSLRHLYDTLQNRMRSLESLGLKPDNNPSLSMVLLPIFDTKLPRELKEKWEFELTKYDDDEDDKEINIKKFFRFLEGHVLSKEAHDDMKSSSPKPRKRFGRETGSRIPDNEEYTSAQALVGSSDFKKVKCRFCGKNHETIKCPSALNKTPDERWQMLMKRKGAPTCFNCLQPGSISHNSRTCKAPRCPVDECGRKHHQLLHTSDKPIENEGDIQVVSGFVCTNKQNLLPTASAKLMHEDKECQIRILLDSGSQQTFLKKSIADDLNMKSQGSPVTMNIKVLGGQEQRKRMDRVRFMLTPLDSGVDQAVSIDAWTISSVCAPLTAVDVDVRKCAHLRNLKLADTFPRKAAPVDLLVGADQYYKLVQGNIRRGRPGTPIATKSRLGWLLSGPVPGSRTDEGTTAMLTVTRIEDPNDQLRRFWELDTIGVIDQRNNVRSVEEEDALNQFNSSCNFNGDRYEVGLPWKKDHPPLVDNYQQAYQRLISIERSLIKHVEKKRMYCDAVNQYIDDGHARAIVKEDSKADKIRYLPHHAVFREDRTTTKCRVVFDSSAKTPDGVSLNSCLLKGPKLQPDLGHVMIRFRCHRIGLMADIKKMFLQIKLKREDQNSHRILWRDFQADKTPDVYCMTRITFGDTPSPFLSIATVQKHVREHEEDYPVAAKEVKENMYVDDILTGAPDDDCAVQLKDDLCNLLSKGGFPLTKWASNSQKVMEATPLRERAPTLMSTADQEKMCDSLKALGTSWNTQDDLLTFTNVSSILTEADPKTKRSLISLYSRIFDPMGLLTPFLMVPKLLFQELWARGLDWDQSLDSDIAEAWETWKQELADVSHIEVHRWLLHGLPSVDKVELHGFGDASQRAYGSAVYLCAEDREGNRVSNLVMAKSRVAPAKQVTLPRLELLAAFITAKLINYVMEALQIMTDAVYAWSDSQIALAWIKGPSSRWKVFVANRVQDIQQRVAPSQWRFCPGNQNPADFLTRGISASQLKENELWWNGPQWLKQSCRHWPVRETLEREDPECLVEARKEAQEVPHASCFVCLPPVDESTALATRYETWQRLIRITAWILKWLRLHGQPKEGKLSAQEIKESEFVWLRNRQRIAFLPEIEELCNKKQVSERSCIVKLDPQFDKTKRLLVVGDRLQFAQIPEEEKHQIIIPHNDPVIEKLIMHVHVKASHAGPETTLAVLRQRFWLTQGRREVKRVLRKCLTCKHWRTQPVQQKMAPLPAERVQIAPPFTNIGLDFTGPLYLKVKEGSKTSTSKAYICIFICEDSRVVHLELLNSMTTEDFLQAFRRMANRRGMAEVIHSDNQTTFHKAAKVFKASTQRMKLAKIDPSVVENKLADQGVKWKFITERASHRGGQWERVCRQLKEPLRKVLGRAFLTYTEMTTVLTDIEAMINSRPLTYIGDDIRDGRIITPALLAIGRDLERLPDNPPKKADVSLSERYRYQQRLQNHFWSRWLREYLPGLTVRQKWTTEEIPLKENDVVLISEDNLPRGKWRIGKVIQTYPGKDDRVRTVKLQTKKGIINRPVQKLHLLEEHKQRVTSENHHEDQADNQFPEVRRVGNDCSSFVGEDVQARVQLTHPFDEDDLVWDDEEEEEEEEEEEEEAEDEEEPIDNEFETDSSAEDDE is encoded by the coding sequence ATGATTGCAACAGAACAAGCGTTTCTTGTTCCACAGAATTTAGATGAGGCGGAGACGTTAGTAAACAAGCTAACCATTGAGGATTTAAGAGCTTTCTGTTTCACGTTTGGGCTCTCGCAAGATGGAACAAAAGCAAGTCTTAAAGAGCGACTTATGGAATATTATGAGGAGAAATTTAAATCATCTTTAGGGTCTCCAGTGCCAATGCCACGAAGAAGACATTCGGCTGAAAGTCTCAAGACAACCGAGAAAGAAACGTTGTTTTCTTCAGCACTAGTCGACGTTGAACAAAGGATCGATAATTTGGAATTTGTCGTTTCTCAAATGAGGGAGTACATGGATGAATCGCTTAAACAGTTTCGTGTGTCTTTAACGGAATCCATTAAAGAGTCTACTGAACGAATGATGCGTGCTTTTGATAAACCATCCGATGGAGATCCAAGAATAGACTCGGGTCCGAATCGATTTGTCCCCGATATAAAATTTGTCGCAGCGaatcgaaagttgaactttctGGAGAAGAATGCAATAGGAGTGTGTGTCGAATTGGAAAAATTGCTTCATGCGGAGGCTGCTCCCACGAGAATAGAAAGTCAATTAAAGAGGTTGAGTAAATACGAAACtgattgtttacattctgtGGAAGAAATTTTGGCGAACGTTGAAGACGATTCATTGATTGAAGAAACTTTAAAAGATTGGGACGAATTTCATTCAGGAATCCTAAGAATCTCTGGAAGAGCCGAAGAATTTATCGCCCAAAGCAGAGCGAAGTATTCTTCAAGTGAATACTCCGAGAACATCACAGGTGTTAAGCTGCCTCTGTTACAGTTGCCCAAGTTTTCTGGAAACATACTGGAATGGTCAGCGTTTTACGATGCATTTCTGGCATCGGTTGACTCTCATAAAAGACTTAGCAACGTGCAGAAGTTTACCCATTTGAGATCGTGTTTGAATGGCAGGGCGTACAAGTGTATTGAGGGTTACGCGGTCACTAACGATAACTATCCAAAGGCACTACAAGACTTGCGAGGTCGTTCTGGTCGGAAGCGTTTGTTAGTGAACGAACTTGTCAAGTCCATTTTGAATTTGGATGTTCCGGTGAAAACTGATGGGAAGTCTTTGAGACATTTGTATGATACGTTGCAAAACCGAATGAGGAGTCTGGAGTCGCTTGGTCTCAAGCCTGATAACAACCCTAGCCTATCCATGGTGTTGCTTCCTATTTTTGACACGAAGCTACCACGTGAGCTCAAAGAGAAATGGGAGTTCGAGCTCACGAAATAtgacgatgatgaagatgacaagGAGATCaatatcaagaaattctttcgATTCTTGGAAGGTCACGTGCTCAGTAAAGAGGCTCACGATGATATGAAGAGTAGTTCACCAAAACCCAGAAAACGATTTGGTAGAGAAACAGGGTCCAGGATCCCGGATAACGAAGAATATACTTCCGCGCAAGCCCTAGTCGGATCTTCCGACTTCAAGAAAGTGAAGTGTCGGTTTTGTGGGAAGAATCATGAAACTATTAAGTGTccgtcagccttgaacaagacGCCTGACGAAAGATGGCAAATGCTAATGAAACGCAAAGGTGCTCCAACATGCTTTAATTGTTTGCAGCCAGGTAGCATATCTCATAATTCAAGGACCTGCAAGGCACCGCGATGTCCTGTTGATGAATGTGGAAGGAAACATCACCAACTTCTACACACTTCAGACAAGCCGATTGAAAATGAAGGAGACATTCAAGTCGTATCAGGGTTTGTTTGTACAAACAAACAGAATTTGCTGCCAACCGCTTCTGCAAAATTGATGCATGAAGACAAGGAATGCCAAATTCGTATCCTCCTGGATAGTGGATCACAACAGACATTCCTTAAGAAATCTATTGCTGATGATTTAAATATGAAGTCACAAGGATCTCCTGTTACTATGAATATTAAAGTACTCGGAGGTCAAGAACAGCGAAAGAGAATGGATCGCGTGAGGTTCATGTTGACACCTCTTGACTCAGGTGTTGATCAAGCAGTTTCCATTGACGCCTGGACGATAAGCAGTGTTTGCGCCCCCTTAACAGCTGTAGATGTTGATGTTAGGAAGTGTGCACACCTTAGAAACCTAAAGCTTGCTGACACCTTCCCAAGGAAAGCTGCTCCTGTTGACTTGTTAGTCGGGGCCGACCAATACTACAAGCTAGTTCAAGGAAACATTAGAAGAGGCCGTCCAGGAACACCGATCGCAACAAAGTCAAGACTGGGCTGGCTTCTGAGTGGTCCTGTCCCTGGGTCTAGGACAGACGAGGGTACAACAGCCATGTTGACAGTAACAAGAATAGAAGACCCAAACGATCAACTGAGACGATTTTGGGAACTTGACACCATTGGAGTGATAGATCAGCGGAATAATGTCAGATCCGTGGAAGAGGAAGACGCACTTAACCAGTTCAACAGTTCCTGTAACTTCAATGGTGATAGATATGAAGTTGGTCTCCCGTGGAAGAAAGACCACCCACCTTTAGTTGATAATTACCAACAAGCTTATCAAAGGCTTATCTCCATTGAAAGAAGTCTAATCAAGCATGTGGAGAAGAAGAGAATGTATTGTGATGCAGTAAATCAATACATCGATGATGGTCATGCCCGAGCGATAGTCAAAGAAGACAGTAAAGCGGACAAGATAAGGTATCTCCCTCATCATGCGGTGTTCCGAGAAGACAGAACCACCACCAAATGCCGGGTTGTATTCGACAGTAGTGCCAAAACGCCTGATGGAGTCTCGCTCAATTCATGTCTTCTGAAAGGACCAAAGTTACAACCAGACCTGGGACATGTTATGATCAGATTCAGGTGTCATCGAATTGGTCTCATGGCGGATATTAAAAAGATGTTTCTCCAAATCAAACTGAAACGTGAAGATCAAAACAGTCACAGAATTCTGTGGAGAGATTTTCAAGCTGACAAGACGCCAGATGTTTATTGTATGACCAGGATAACATTTGGAGACACACCCTCGCCCTTTCTGTCAATCGCTACAGTACAGAAACACGTTCGAGAACACGAGGAAGATTACCCAGTTGCAGCTAAAGAAGTGAAAGAGAATATGTACGTTGACGATATACTCACTGGTGCCCCAGACGACGATTGTGCAGTGCAGCTTAAAGACGACCTCTGCAATCTTCTTTCAAAAGGGGGATTTCCGTTAACAAAGTGGGCTTCAAACTCCCAGAAGGTGATGGAAGCAACTCCTTTGCGAGAGAGAGCACCAACACTCATGTCAACTGCTGACCAGGAAAAGATGTGCGACTCATTAAAAGCACTAGGGACGTCATGGAATACACAAGATGATCTTTTGACCTTTACAAACGTTTCCAGTATCCTAACTGAGGCAGATCCCAAGACCAAGAGAAGTTTGATTAGCCTATATTCCAGAATATTTGATCCGATGGGGTTGTTGACTCCGTTCCTGATGGTACCAAAGTTACTATTTCAAGAACTATGGGCGCGAGGTCTTGACTGGGATCAGTCATTGGACTCTGACATCGCCGAAGCATGGGAAACGTGGAAGCAGGAATTGGCCGACGTGAGTCACATCGAAGTTCATAGATGGTTATTGCATGGTTTGCCATCCGTTGACAAAGTAGAGCTCCATGGATTCGGAGACGCCAGTCAAAGAGCCTATGGATCAGCAGTTTACCTTTGTGCTGAAGACCGAGAAGGCAACAGAGTCTCCAATTTAGTGATGGCCAAGTCCAGAGTTGCGCCAGCTAAGCAAGTTACTTTACCAAGGCTAGAACTTCTTGCAGCATTCATAACCGCCAAGCTGATAAATTACGTCATGGAAGCTCTCCAAATAATGACGGACGCAGTTTACGCTTGGTCAGACAGTCAGATTGCGCTTGCGTGGATAAAAGGACCCAGTTCCAGGTGGAAAGTTTTCGTAGCAAACAGAGTTCAAGATATCCAACAAAGGGTTGCACCAAGCCAGTGGAGATTCTGCCCAGGAAACCAGAATCCTGCAGACTTTCTCACAAGAGGGATTTCAGCATCTCAGCTCAAGGAAAACGAACTTTGGTGGAATGGTCCTCAATGGTTAAAGCAATCTTGTCGTCACTGGCCAGTCCGTGAGACGCTTGAACGAGAAGATCCAGAGTGTCTAGTTGAAGCAAGAAAAGAAGCGCAAGAAGTACCACATGCAAGTTGTTTTGTATGTCTACCACCTGTTGATGAAAGCACCGCATTAGCAACAAGATACGAAACCTGGCAGCGTTTGATAAGGATAACCGCGTGGATTCTCAAGTGGCTACGATTACATGGGCAGCCCAAGGAGGGAAAACTGTCAGCCCAGGAGATAAAGGAGTCGGAGTTCGTATGGTTAAGAAACAGACAAAGAATTGCCTTCCTTCCAGAAATTGAAGAACTGTGTAACAAGAAACAAGTGTCTGAAAGAAGTTGCATAGTTAAGCTTGATCCTCAGTTTGACAAAACTAAGAGATTGCTTGTGGTTGGAGACCGTCTTCAGTTTGCTCAAATACCTGAAGAAGAAAAGCATCAAATTATTATTCCACACAATGATCCTGTTATTGAAAAACTGATCATGCACGTACATGTGAAAGCAAGTCACGCTGGACCAGAGACTACTCTCGCAGTTCTACGTCAGCGATTTTGGCTTACACAAGGAAGACGAGAAGTAAAACGAGTCTTGAGAAAATGTCTCACTTGCAAGCATTGGAGAACTCAGCCAGTTCAACAAAAGATGGCACCCCTACCTGCTGAGCGAGTACAGATAGCACCACCATTCACCAACATTGGTCTAGACTTCACAGGTCCGTTGTACTTGAAAGTAAAAGAAGGTTCCAAGACATCTACTTCAAAAGCCTACATATGTATTTTTATCTGTGAAGATTCCCGTGTAGTCCATTTGGAGCTATTAAACAGTATGACAACTGAGGACTTCTTGCAAGCCTTTCGACGTATGGCTAATCGAAGAGGAATGGCGGAGGTGATTCATTCAGATAATCAGACAACGTTCCACAAGGCCGCAAAGGTTTTTAAGGCATCGACTCAAAGAATGAAATTAGCGAAGATAGACCCAAGCGTTGTAGAAAACAAATTGGCCGACCAAGGCGTAAAGTGGAAGTTTATTACAGAAAGAGCCAGTCATCGAGGAGGTCAGTGGGAAAGAGTATGCCGACAACTCAAGGAACCACTGAGGAAAGTGTTAGGTAGAGCCTTCCTCACTTACACGGAGATGACGACAGTCTTAACAGACATAGAAGCTATGATCAACTCACGTCCCCTCACTTATATTGGTGACGACATCAGAGATGGAAGAATTATTACTCCAGCATTGCTTGCCATTGGAAGAGACTTAGAACGTCTACCAGATAACCCTCCCAAGAAAGCGGACGTGTCGCTCTCGGAACGTTATAGATATCAACAACGACTTCAAAATCACTTTTGGTCCCGTTGGCTGCGAGAATATTTGCCCGGACTCACTGTTCGTCAAAAATGGACAACAgaagaaattccactgaaagaAAATGACGTCGTTCTGATATCCGAAGATAACCTTCCCAGAGGAAAGTGGAGGATCGGTAAAGTTATACAAACCTATCCCGGAAAAGACGACAGGGTTCGCACCGTGAAGCTCCAAACTAAGAAAGGAATCATTAACAGACCAGTACAGAAGTTACACTTGTTAGAAGAACATAAACAGAGAGTTACCAGTGAGAATCACCATGAAGACCAGGCAGACAATCAGTTTCCCGAGGTCCGAAGAGTAGGAAATGACTGTTCGTCATTCGTGGGGGAGGATGTACAAGCCCGCGTGCAATTGACACATCC